TACACTCATTAAGGCGTTTGAAGCTTTATGTGCCCTTAAAAGTTCATTAAAATCAAGCTCGGTTAAAATGTCTGCATTCATGACAACAAAACTTTCTTGTAATTGCCCCCTCCCTATCAAACTTAAAGCTCCTGCAGTACCTAGTTTTTTGCGTTCTTTGATGTAAGAAATTTTTATGCCAAATTCTTTACCTTTTTTAAAATATTCTTCTATGACTTGCTTTTTATAATTTACACAAAAAATGAAATTTTCAAAATTTTGCTCCTTTAATTTTCGCACGATATTTTCTAAAATAGGTTTTTTCCCAACCTTTAGCATGGGTTTTGGGGTATCTTTTGTAAGCTCTTTTAAGCGACTTCCAAGCCCACCTGCCATTATCACGATAAAATTTGGATTTATTTTTCGCGCTAGTAGCGATGAAATGGACTTTATAGAGATTATTTTACCCTTTTCATTTAACACAGGAAAATCGTAAATATCTGTCTTTGCGCTTAGTTTTAAAAGCTCATTTTTGCCAGTATTTTCTTTTATAGTGATAGGATTTTTGGTATAAATATCTTTGATTTTATCCTTTAAATTCTTACCATTTATCAAGGCTTTTCTTATATTTGAATCACTAATTACACCTAAGAATTTATCATTTTTATCCACGATGATGCCAAGGCGAACACGTTCAAGTCCTACGATTTTTAAAGCTTCTTCTATACTAGAATTTGGAGTAAGCTTGAGTTTATTTATATCCAAAATTTACCTTAAGTCAATGAAATTCTTTTGTAAAATTGTATCTAAATTTGCTTTTTTTAAGGTGTCTTTTATGATTTTATTTGGATTTTTTTTACTTTCATAAGGATTTTCTAAATTTTTTAAACACTCTTTAAAATCTTTGCCTTCAAGTTTTTTTAAAGCTTTATCCAAGTCTTGCATAGTGCAATCAATGATATTTTTTGTTCTCAAACGCCCCTTTTGACGATCGCCTATATTAATACATGGGGTTTTAAAAAACACACTTTCATAAATTCCACTTGAAGAATTTCCTATCATAGCTTTAGCTATTTTCATCAAGCTTAAATACTTTTGCGAACCAAGATTATCAAAAAGCTTAGCTTTGCTAAGATTTTTTTCACAATAAGCTTTTAAAATTTCATTGATTAAAAGTCCATTTTCATCGGCATTTGCCTTAGTAAAAATCAAACTAGCATTTTTAAGTTTATCTAAATTTTCTAATAAGCTTTTAATTTCTTTTTGAGTATTTTCTAAATTTAGCGTTACAGGATGATAGGTGATTAAATAAATATTTTGTTTTAACTCAAAATTTAAAGCATTTTCAAGCTCTTTTTTATCTAAAAAATTGATATTTTTTATGATAGGACCTGCCAAAGCACCTACATTAAACACACGATCTTCTTCTTCACCAAGTTGCAAAAGGCGGTTTTTATAAGTTTTGGTGCTTACAAAGTGCAAATGTGCCATTTTAGAAATGCTATGCCTTATACTATCATCAATCGCACCTAAAGTTAGCTCCCCACCACAAAGATGTGCGATAGGAATATTCATCATAAGACACACACTAGCCACGCTTAGCATTTCGTAACGATCACCTAAAATAACTACAATATCAGGCTTTAATGCATCAAATGCCTCGCAAAAACTAATATTTGCTAATCCCATAGCCTTGCAAAGACTTATCTTATCATCACTTGCGAGTAAAATGGAGATTTTTTTAGCTATTTTAAATTCCTTTTCTATTTCTTTGTAAGTTAGTCCAAACTCAACACTTAAATGTGCTCCTGTAATGATGATTTGAAGTTCTAAATCTTCATCATTTTCTATTTCTTTACATAAATTCCTTAAAAGATACCATTCAGCCCTTGTTGCACTTACTACGCAAATTTTTCTTTTACTCATCGATTAGCTCATCTTCTTCGTAATTCTTATTAGCCTTTTTGCCTAAATACTCATCATATTTCATCGCACTTATGCCACTGGCTGGGCGTTTGGTGGTAAGATTTTCTTCGCTAAAAATCTCGCCTTTTTTGATTTTTCTCTTAGCCACTAAGCTTTTTCTAGCAATTTTGATATTTTTCTTTTCACTTTTACTCGCTCTTTTTATGCCATCGCCCATTGCACTTTCTATTTCTCTGATTTTAACGCAGAGCTCTTTTAGCTCATTTGGCTCTAAAGACGCTTTATGATCAGGTCCAATCATATTTTTATCAATTGTAAAATGCTTTTCTATCACGCACGCACCTAAAGCTACCGCTGCTAAAGAAATATGTATGCCTTTGGTATGATCTGAATATCCCACGCTTAAATTAAAAGCATTTTTTAAAGTTTGTATGGCTTTAAGATTGACTTCATCAAAGGGTGCTGGATATTCTGTAGTGCAATGAAGTAAGGTGATATTTGATCTTTTTGTGCCATTTTTAACTAAGATTTCTAATGTATTTTCCACTTCACCTAAATTTGCCATTCCAGTTGAGAGAATGATTTTTTTATTTAATTTTGCGATTTTTTTAAGATAAGGCAAATTGGTGATTTCTCCGCTTGGAATTTTAAAAATTTCAAGTCCTAAATCATCTAAAAGATCAATACTTTCTAAATCAAAAGGCGTAGAAAGAAAAGCAATACCACATTTTTTAGCATGAGAAATTAAAATTTTATGTGCGTTTAAATCAAGCTCTAATTTTTTAATCATTTCAAGCTGACTTTCATCTTTGTCGGTGGTTTTTAGCTG
This genomic interval from Campylobacter sp. CCS1377 contains the following:
- the neuC gene encoding UDP-N-acetylglucosamine 2-epimerase, with protein sequence MSKRKICVVSATRAEWYLLRNLCKEIENDEDLELQIIITGAHLSVEFGLTYKEIEKEFKIAKKISILLASDDKISLCKAMGLANISFCEAFDALKPDIVVILGDRYEMLSVASVCLMMNIPIAHLCGGELTLGAIDDSIRHSISKMAHLHFVSTKTYKNRLLQLGEEEDRVFNVGALAGPIIKNINFLDKKELENALNFELKQNIYLITYHPVTLNLENTQKEIKSLLENLDKLKNASLIFTKANADENGLLINEILKAYCEKNLSKAKLFDNLGSQKYLSLMKIAKAMIGNSSSGIYESVFFKTPCINIGDRQKGRLRTKNIIDCTMQDLDKALKKLEGKDFKECLKNLENPYESKKNPNKIIKDTLKKANLDTILQKNFIDLR
- a CDS encoding nucleotidyltransferase family protein, whose protein sequence is MDINKLKLTPNSSIEEALKIVGLERVRLGIIVDKNDKFLGVISDSNIRKALINGKNLKDKIKDIYTKNPITIKENTGKNELLKLSAKTDIYDFPVLNEKGKIISIKSISSLLARKINPNFIVIMAGGLGSRLKELTKDTPKPMLKVGKKPILENIVRKLKEQNFENFIFCVNYKKQVIEEYFKKGKEFGIKISYIKERKKLGTAGALSLIGRGQLQESFVVMNADILTELDFNELLRAHKASNALMSVCVREFEQQIPFGVIEQNEGFITNITEKPVQKFLVSAGIYVCEKEILELLEKNVYLDMPELIKLAMQKGKVNTYLINDYWIDIGRLDEFLKANEDFK
- the neuB gene encoding N-acetylneuraminate synthase; its protein translation is MKKTLIIAEAGVNHNGDLNLAKKLIEIAAESGADFVKFQSFKSELCVSKNAKKAAYQLKTTDKDESQLEMIKKLELDLNAHKILISHAKKCGIAFLSTPFDLESIDLLDDLGLEIFKIPSGEITNLPYLKKIAKLNKKIILSTGMANLGEVENTLEILVKNGTKRSNITLLHCTTEYPAPFDEVNLKAIQTLKNAFNLSVGYSDHTKGIHISLAAVALGACVIEKHFTIDKNMIGPDHKASLEPNELKELCVKIREIESAMGDGIKRASKSEKKNIKIARKSLVAKRKIKKGEIFSEENLTTKRPASGISAMKYDEYLGKKANKNYEEDELIDE